The following are encoded together in the Juglans microcarpa x Juglans regia isolate MS1-56 chromosome 2D, Jm3101_v1.0, whole genome shotgun sequence genome:
- the LOC121250354 gene encoding LOW QUALITY PROTEIN: ammonium transporter 1 member 4 (The sequence of the model RefSeq protein was modified relative to this genomic sequence to represent the inferred CDS: inserted 1 base in 1 codon), with translation MAAAITCSAADLHPLLGGAANASAAAEYLCSRFDAISNKFVDTNYAVDNTYLLFSAYLVFSMQLGFAMLCAGSVRAKNTMNIMLTNVLDAATGGLFYYLFGFAFAFGGSSNGFIGEHYFGLGMFPSSSFDYGFFLYQWAFAIAAAGITSGSIAERTQFIAYLIYSSFLTGLVYPIVSHWFWSADGWASPARSDNLLFGSGVIDFAGSGVVHLVGGMAGLWGALIEGPRVGRFDHGGRVVSLRGHSGTLVVLGTFLLWFGWYGFNPGSFLNISKAYGESGSYYGQWSAVGRTGVTTTLAGCSAALTTLFGKRLLSGHWNVTDVCNGLLGGFAAITSGCSVVDPWAAIVCGFVAAWVLIGCNKLAEKFKYDDPLEAAQLHGGCGSWGIIFTALFAKKEYVNEVYPGIPGRPYGLLMGGGGKLLAAHIVQILVISLWVSITXGTLFWFLHKLKLLRISTEEEMAGMDLTSHGGFAYEYCDEFELPNLKSRLNLTRKDSSAI, from the exons ATGGCTGCTGCGATAACCTGCTCTGCTGCAGATCTCCACCCTCTACTGGGTGGTGCAGCCAATGCCAGCGCCGCTGCTGAGTACCTTTGTAGCCGCTTTGATGCCATTTCAAACAAGTTTGTTGACACAAATTATGCTGTTGATAACACCTATCTTCTCTTCTCTGCGTACCTTGTATTTTCCATGCAACTTGGTTTCGCCATGCTCTGCGCCGGCTCGGTTCGTGCCAAGAACACCATGAACATCATGCTCACCAATGTCCTTGATGCTGCAACCGGCGGCCTGTTTTACTATCTCTTCGGCTTTGCCTTCGCCTTTGGCGGATCATCAAACGGATTCATTGGCGAACACTACTTCGGCCTTGGGATGTTTCCTTCCTCGTCTTTTGACTATGGTTTCTTCCTTTATCAATGGGCTTTTGCCATTGCAGCGGCTGGAATCACTAGCGGTTCGATCGCAGAACGGACCCAATTCATCGCGTATTTGATATATTCTTCTTTCTTGACGGGTTTGGTCTATCCTATAGTGTCTCATTGGTTCTGGTCTGCGGATGGTTGGGCAAGCCCTGCTCGGTCTGATAATCTTTTGTTTGGTTCTGGAGTCATTGATTTTGCTGGTTCCGGAGTTGTTCACTTGGTTGGAGGCATGGCTGGTTTATGGGGTGCTCTCATTGAAGGACCACGCGTTGGCCGCTTTGATCATGGCGGCCGAGTTGTGTCGTTGCGTGGACACAGCGGTACATTGGTTGTTTTGGGGACGTTCCTGCTATGGTTTGGCTGGTACGGATTCAACCCCGgttcatttctcaacatatcGAAGGCTTATGGAGAGAGCGGTTCTTATTATGGACAATGGAGTGCTGTTGGGAGAACCGGAGTTACAACAACTCTTGCTGGATGTTCAGCTGCACTGACCACTCTCTTTGGGAAACGTTTGCTCTCTGGCCATTGGAATGTGACCGATGTTTGCAATGGTTTGCTTGGTGGGTTTGCAGCAATCACCTCAGGCTGTTCGGTTGTTGATCCTTGGGCTGCAATCGTATGTGGGTTTGTAGCCGCTTGGGTTCTCATTGGGTGCAACAAACTTGCAGAAAAATTCAAGTATGATGACCCATTGGAGGCAGCACAGCTTCATGGAGGGTGTGGCTCTTGGGGTATAATTTTCACTGCCTTGTTTGCAAAGAAGGAATATGTCAACGAGGTTTATCCGGGGATACCGGGGCGGCCATATGGGCTGCTCATGGGAGGTGGAGGAAAGCTCTTGGCAGCGCACATAGTCCAGATTTTGGTGATTTCATTATGGGTTAGCATTA ATGGGACATTGTTCTGGTTTTTGCACAAACTGAAGCTCTTGAGGATTTCGACAGAAGAGGAGATGGCAGGAATGGATTTGACTAGCCATGGTGGATTTGCTTATGAATATTGCGATGAATTTGAACTTCCGAATCTGAAAAGCAGACTCAACTTGACGAGGAAGGATTCCTCAGCTATTTGA